TCGTTTTCCTCCGCTTGTCCTTCGTCTGCCGCCGCGCGTGGCTGTCCCAACAACAGTGTGCTAATAAAGAAATTCGTTTCCTGCGTCTGAAaaacaatatttgcattttgatTCATGCCAAAGATCTCCGGATCCTCAATAGTTGGAAAGTTCTGTACATAATGTATATATTCATCAACGGTAAATCTTTGTGGATCGCAATAGTAGGGATCACCACGCGAATATTTATAGCCTGGTTCGATAATTCTTGGTGACGAGAACGTTTTCAATACTGTTTTCAGGCAACGTTGATCCCAATAGTCAGTCACACGTCCACCCCATGTGATCTcgccatttatataaaatattgcatcCCATGGAATTTCTTCCACTTTCTGGCGATTTATGAAGAACTCCAATGTTTTTAGACCACAATCACGATCGCTTTCATTGAATTCGTACATAATATTCCAGCCGAGTGGACCGAATTTGCGACGCTCCAGGATGACCGCATGAAACATACATAGGCCAAAGACAATAGCACGCCACTTCTCATGTAATGCATGCTTTTCGAAGAAAGTTCTTTCCAAATCATTAAGTGCACCCAAAACATTGGCTTTTATGCCCTTGGGTGGTTCATTGGTTAGTTTTACAGAATTTTGTAGTACGCTGATGGGAAAGCTCTTTGTTGGCATAGACGAGAGGAATAAACGGAAATCGTCGTGTGCCTTGCTAATACCCAACGTGATGTTACGCACAATAGTTTCCATTTGACGCATCCATGATGTAGCCAAATGACAGTTCTGTAAGAATACCCAGTGGCCGAGACGCAAGCTCTTCTCAATTAAACTCTCAGCGATGGGCCCTTGTCCTTGTCCCAGTGATATTGAATAGAATTTATccatatatttcatttcatcGGCAAACTTGAGAAAAGCAGCCATTGGATCTGAGCCAGTGGAGAGCACAAAGACCATTGGTGTGATGCTATTGGTATCcgcaaaactaagaaagcgaaAAGATTgagattaatttcaaattttggttttaaatgcGGTACATACACAGTTTTCAGTTGACTGCCTGCCGCAGACGTTTCCGTGAAGTATTTACCAACGGTAGCCGTTAAGTATAGTACAACGTGTAGCAGAAAACGCTCGCGTCGGAAAACGCGTATAAACATGAGCTTGTGAAAAATTGTTAAACGTTTGTTCCACGTATCAACTGGTTGTTCTCTTGAGCTGGTAAAGTTGAAAACCTATAACAAAGTACATCAATACAATAGACTAACCAGCTTTACTATAGCGATAAATCACCTCTCTGGTATTGAGTATTTCCAGATAAAAAGGTTTAGTTAAGGCCGCCGGAAAGTCTTTGAAATAAGCTGGCAATTCTTCTTCCAGAAACAGGCAAGTTTCCCAGTCTTCGTCTGTTAGAGAAATATTGCTTGGCTTTTCTTTGTAAGGTACGGCGCCCACTCGACCGCGTGTCAGAAAGTTCATGTCGGCTTGCGATATACGACTCTCCTGTTTTTCGATTGCCGTCGCTAAtagaaaactaaatataattttatgattttcaaaTAGACCACGtgaaacattttcgaaaatCGCCTTCAACTCATCCAGTTTTAATTGACTTATGCGCTCCTCGATTGTTTGCTTCGGATGATCTTGACGTATGACATTACAAAACACTTGTGAGAAGTACTTCAAGCTGTACTGATACATAGGATCAACATCAGCCAAACCAGCTACAACAAAGTAAAGTATAGCACCGCGTGAAGCCAGCGAACGGTATTTTTCGCGTGTGGCCGTTATGACTTTCTCTGTTTCTTCTGTATCGATGAGCCGAGTGGCAATAATTAATGAAGTTTCCTGAAAGCGAGAATGTGAGAAAAAAGTCCATAAAGAAAAGTGTGTAAAGGAGCGATTACCTTGGCATCATTGAGCGTTTCAACCAACTCCTCGTCATCCAAAATATTTCCTTGTGAGTTGTAAAGCAATTTTAGTACTTTATCCTCCAAAGCCAATAACTGTTGCTTGTCTGTGTTGATTTTGACTATCAGATCATTACGCTGAATTTCCATTGCCGGTAGTTCAATGGCTACGATATCactataatgtaaaaaaaagttagaGTATATGTTAAAAAGAATAAGTTGACAACAGACCGTAATGTAAGTGGACATTTCACATGTACTATTTATCGCGGCAAAATTGGGGAATCTATTCTTTGaggtttattttttatcatgACCTAAGTATGCTTTTTCAAATAACATTTACATGCCTGTCATTATTGAAtccataaaaaattgtattttttataaaaatggatGAGACACCAGTTGTATCGAGCGTTTTGTGGGGACTAAGAAAAGCTAATACCTTGCTGACCGTCTCGGTTCTCAGGTTTATTTAAGAATCTCAAAGTCAGCTTTACTATTTTATGGGAAAAAGGGTCCGACAACTAATACTCATTGTCTCAAAAATGTGCAGGATTTATAGGATAACTTCGAATCCCAGACCTTGTACAATTcattaagaaataatttttagagcttacatttttacagattttacaatgcaaaattttaatgCCTATGTTCAGCTTAGCATTGCAAAAATTTCTTAGTGCTTTAAACGTTGCCAACCCTAAGGACCTCACAAAAGCACCAGATCTTGTACGAACTTACGCCAGCAGTTGATCTTCCAGTCCACTCTCTGTCACCAAGAAGTTCACCAATGTCACATTAATACAAATCTCAGGCAAATAATGAGGATTCGCTAATTTCGTAGTCATGTAAAGCTTGAAGTGTGGATCGTAGTCAATGACTACATCGCCCAACTTCAAATAGACACGCCCCTCGTGCACATAAGTTTCGCGCTGTAGAATTGGACGAATAGATGGATCAATATTTTCATCGATATCTTCAAGCAACACCGGAAATCCTTGACGCACAGCATTTTCCAAAGTACGCAGTAAAGAGCCGTCAGTCATTTTGCATACTATAAGACCGCTTGCCTTTTCCATATTGCGAATCCAACGATTAGCCTGGAAATGATACACAAAGAGTCAATCTTTGacaaataaatgtaaacaaattattaCGCACCTGCTCTTGTGGATCAATCATTAGCGGCCAGCGCAGTGCGCGTGTAGCATAGAGACCGTTCTCAATTGAAACCGTATCTTTAGGTAGACCATCCATGGTCCATTGACGCATTTCATATGGATCGCCGAGCACTTTAAGTAAAAAGAATTCACCGCTTGAAGGTATTTGTTGCTCCTGACATTTGATAACCCATTGTGTACACATTTCGTCGCGATATTGCGTTGAAAAGGCACCAAGATAGGCGACGCAAGCCGCTGATACCAACACATCACCCGGTACACATTGTAAATCTTGTGTTAGGGTCTGCAATGAAATGGAAATGCTATAATGTGAAATAAGAAAACTTTTTAGTAAAATACCATACGGGATCATTACCTTCACAGTTTCCTTCCAACGTATTTCCTCTTCAGACAGCGCAGACGTTAGACGTCCGGCGCGATTGATGCGTCCATAAGTCAAATCTACCGCATCTTGTATAGTTTTAAATTCACGATTTTTCTCTTCCAAGTCTTCTTGCAGCGCTTGTATTTTAGCCTCAACGGCAGCTAATTCCTTTTGTTTCTGCTTGAGTACCGTCATGATGGCTTTGAGCTCAGCATCCGCCGCTTCCTTGCGCTTCAATTTCGGCTCGACCACTTTATAGACTTTAGAGAATTTATCCATAGCGATAACCCACATACAAACTGACGAGGCAACTTTGCTGACCTTTTCCAATTTCTGTAGaagagaaagtaaaaaaaaatataaggcgAGCGAAATTTAAGAAGTTAAGTATATTTACCGCAGGCAAAAAGTCTTTGTGCTCAATATATTTCTTTAGTTTCTTGAGCACATCTTCCTTAATGTGTTCCTTATCATACTCAAAGAGACGTTTCAAGAAGTTCACATCAGCCATGATGCGTTTAGCGGAAGCCCAATCGGTTCTACAAATacgatttttaaattataaagtcGAAATAATTTCCTATAAGGAAATCATACTTGGAGCCCATCAAAATGCAAACCGCTTCCATGGTGAACTGTACCAGAGCGGGCGGTGTAGTAAAGGACTTTAATTCATTAATATCTGCTTTAGTCAAGTTCTTTAACGCTTCATCGGCGTCACGTAAGGCGGGCATAGCGATTTCCAAATCTTTATTAGCATCATCTGAGATCACTTTGCAAACGGCAGCCTTCTCTTTCGCTACATTCTCATCACGCATAACCCCCTCTTTTACTTGATCGGCTTGTTTCGTGTCGAAGTTCAGACGATCAACCAATTGTTTCATGATAGCAGACTTTTCGTCTAATTGTGGCACCATAACCTCCAGTTCTTTTTGCATTACAGCAATCTGTGAAGAGTGTTGATGGGGAAAAATTAATGATAGAAATTGAAATGTTGTGTCTTTACTAAGCGGAAGCTTACAATGTCATTAGTCgccaaaattttattcaagCCATTGGCAATACGTTTTCGTTTAGCGATTATCTCATCGGATTTaacctttaataaattttgatacaGCTTCAGCAGTTCCAAATAACTGCTTGGTGTGGTGTAGTAATGTCGCTTCATTTCCTTGTAAAAGCGTACCGAAGCTTCTTCAACAGTCTGTGGGGAAAAGATAAATGTAATCGATTAAAAACATTGTAGTGATTTCGAAGATGGAACTCCAGAGGTGCGATGGTaggttattatttttaatgtagtAAATTTGTCAGGTGAATAATTTTAGGATTTGGAATCATGATAGGTTCAGTCCAACCCATTACGGAAGATTTCGAAATTTACCATATAAGGACAGAAAAAGGTTTAAATATGATCTCTTAGACTCCGAGCCCCATTCCTGTTTAATGAACTAGTCTTCAGAGCTTTTGAAGATAATGTaccataattttcaaaattagaaAGTTTGTAAAGTCAGCCTTACAACAGAACTTTCTGAAGCGATCCAGCATTGCAAacgtattaaaattattaaaatcctaaatatttttataaatttaattgaaaattcacTTACTTTGTGCATAAAGACCGTAGTGCTTGCCAAGGCGACACGATCTTTTTTATCACGCGCAATATCTTGTAACACGCCCAAAGCCACAGAATATAAAGCCTCCGTAGGCCAATTTGAGAACCAATCAATGGTAGTGCAGTTGACTAATGAGGGAAACATGCGACAACGCCGACGAAACGCGTCACCAACCGGACTCATAGAGAGCACTACATGTAGATTATTGCGTACGCGATTGATGAAAAATTTATAGATTTCATCACGACTACAACCCTATAAAGATAGCAGAAAATACTCTTAATAATATGACTCAAAAATAATCCAAAGATAAATATACCCCAGCCATTGCGGCATTACAAGCTTCGCGTGCATCTAGTATTACTTTCTCATAGTCGTCACCTTCAAAGAGATTCGGCACCTCACCCGAATTAAGCATATTGTTTATATCTTCTAAGAACTCTTCTTCGACAATTTGGGTGTCGATCATTAAGAAGACTACCGGGTTGTTTTCAATCTGGAAAAAATGTATACTCATGGATTAGTAGTTAAAAGATTTTATACAACATTAGTAACTCACGCCCGCAAAACGATAGATGAGTCTTAGATCCTCATGAAATCCATTTATATCATAGTTTCGTTTCAATTCGATTTGCAAACATTTATACTCATTAACATGGGCAGCGAGCCGCGTTAAAGATTGCTTACCCATGCCAGCCACACCCACTAACAAACCATAACCGCGATCACTACGCAGCAAGCGTGCTAAACGCACAGTGTGCTCCAAAGCATCCTGAAAGAGTATCAAACGCATACTCTTACCAGTCATCGAGTTGTAATCCTCAATGTAGTCGTTGAGAATGCTCTCCAACTTCTTATGATCACTGATCTCTTCATAGATGCGTTCGTTTTTGGGCTTACCAAATACCATGAAATCACCGAATAGTATAGGTGGTTCGTCTTTCTTTAAAACTTCTCTATTGAAATGTTTCAAACAAACTTCAtgcattatattattaaatatgccCTTATCCTCATCGTTGATCAAACGATCGTGAAAGACACGTGTTGTCTCATGAAAGAAAAGGCGCAGAATTTGTATTTCTTGATTGTAGTGCGTATTGCTCGCTTGTAGAATACCCTGTACACATTTGGATAAATCtctcaaattaaatatataatgagATTTATCAGGGGTTGGCAACATTTCGTTGGCAATTCTCGAGTAAACATCGACACAAGCGTTGACTATTGGTATGGAGAGTGGACGTATGACAGATGAGAAGGAGTCCagaaagctataaaaaaaagtttcgtgtagaaaaatactaaaaaattaagaaccaCGATAAAATAATACTCACCCTGTAAGTATTCCAGCGAATATAGTTGTCAAGGTGTCGTTATTCGGTTTAGGCAGTGAGAACAGCGCGAAGTGTCGTACATAGCTGCGGAATGTGCAAGGTTTAATGAGAATACTTGGCAAGACTAGTTTTATTTACCGTGGCGTAAGAGGATTTCGTCCACCACCTGGTGGTGCGCAGGCACAACCAAGTACCACATCCAATATCTCCTTCCAGAAGAGCTTTTCACGATCGTATAAACCTTTGAAATCTAAAAATTgcctatcaaaaaaaaaatgtttgtagaaTAACAAGAATTTTGAGAAATGTGCTTCCCTCTTACCTCAAGAGCTCAATTGCTGGTTGACTGCCGTACGTATCCAACTTGGGCATATTCACATCGTCTATGAAAACGATCACCATTTTGCCAAAAGGTGCACTGAGCTGTGTACGCTTTCGTTTTTCCAATTGAGCCTCAACCATTTCCTGGGTCCGCAAGCTGCCCGTTTGTGCTGAGAAATTAAGCAGCACTGGCACTATGTTGCCTTTTGATAGTTTCTTTAGTACTGAGATAGCAAGGACAGATTTGCCGACACCTGTGTCACCCGTAAACATAACGGGGAATCTGCGCATGAAAAGCAACTCTGACACATAGCTAAAGCATATGaagaaattgaatatttttaattaaacattggGAACAAGAACTATATCTCTACAATAAGTACCGAATTTGTTATATTTGATAGCTCTCAACTTACCCATACTTGGTAGTGTCAACAGTTGGTACTTGCATATCGAAATATTTCATTTCaggatcaaaaacaaatttatcaaTTATGGCATTCCAATTTTCCCACCTCATGGTCTCCATACTGATATAGTAATCCCAGAGTGTGCCAGGAGGAAAGCTGAATTCGTAGGAGATTATTCATTAAAAACTGACTTTAAAACTAATGCCTATCAACTTACCCAAAGTTCGGATCATCTGCCACAATTTCTCTAATCTTTCGTTCGAAACCGTCCTTCTCGGCGTCTTTGAAGTTGGAAGCCACCGCCCATAGAACAGACCAACCAAACATTTTACTCAGAAGCGGTCTATACTCATTCTGCGTGCTATTAATCCACTTCTTCTGCTCGATCAGAGAAGCCAATAGTTCACAGAGTAGACAAACCTTGGCACTTGTAACCTGATGAATCATGTAGGTACCATATTTGTTGGCCCATTTCAATTTCTTAtcgaaatatttgataaaaagcGAGTAGAGAAATTCCATTTGTTCAGCGGTAAGTTTACTCTGAGCATCGCTTGCTTTCCACGAATCGACTAAGGGCAGCCAACCCAAATCATCGGGATCAACATAAACCATGCCACAACGTGAAACTGTAGCAGGTGAGGCTTGTGCTAAATCTTGTACCTCGAAAACCATATGTACCCACGAGGTTAATTTTATGCGTTCGGAGTTCGCTAGGCACAACATTTTATTGTCGTCCAGTAcggtatttaaattttcaatccaCACAGCATCGACGGGACCATCGCATATGATCCACTGATGTATTTCCTCTGCGTGGTAGAAAAGCATGAGTTTATGATACATTTGTTATATAAGCTTTAGACTATTTTACCTTCACAATTCACTGCCGTACGCACTGCCAAGCCTAGTAAACCGTCTTGCCATTCAAGCGTCTTTGAATCCACATAACCATACAACTCATTAATATGTACCGCTTTTGGGTTCATAGTTTGCATGGTGACTGGCCGAAAGTAGGGACCTGGAATCTCATTCTCATACAAATAATTCAATGCAAAAGCCAAATTGTGGAGTACTGCCGTTTTACCGCCACCTGTCGGCCCCACTAACATGACACCCCAGCGTACACACATTGTCTCATATAACTGTATGCCTTTACGTAGCGTGATTGCCACTGGTTGTAGATTTTTTAACTTAAGACCCTCGATCATACCTTTCTCCAAATCTGGATGTGATGAATCCGGCAATTCGACACCCGGAAACAAATCGCTAAGTATACCACGAAAGAGGCCGGCATCCTCAGCCAAAAACTTCGGTATATTCGAGTCACGCAGTGCGGCGATTAGTGTTATATCTTCACTTTGATCAGGCGCGGCACGTTTCAAAGCGCCTGCCATGACCAATACCGACTTAACCGCACGCATGCCGAAATCGTAGTGATTCTGCTGACTGAGCTGCTCGCTGCACAGCTTGTACATTTGCACCATCTTATGTGCGAGAATTTTCGGATATTCGAAACCCTCTGAGTATAAAATAACCTCAGATATAAGTGCGTAATCCGGCACCATCATAGACATGGGACGGAAGAGCGCCTTTAGATTATCGGGCAACTCTGTGCGTCCGGCATAGCCAGGATTCATGGTGATAAAAACGGCGCAAGATTTATTCAGCTTAATCTCACGTCCCTCAAAGATGAAACTGCGAAGGGTTAAAGCTCATTACTACATGTAACTAAGATCTATACCGAGACACATTCTTACCGTTTAGCATTTATTACTTTGGCATTTCGTATAGTAATCAATTGCTGCGCAATGACGGATAATACTTCGATATCAATACGATTGAATTCGTCAAAGCAACACCAAGCGCCACATTGCGCCAAACCAGAGAAGAAGCGTCCCATCATTTTATAGTCTAGGCCCTCAGAGCAATTGAAGACAACACATTGTTTGGCCACTGCTTTGGCTAAATCCTTGGTTGTTTCCGTTTTACCCGTACCTGCTGGTCCCGCCGGTGCCCCACCCAAGTCCATTTGTAAAGCACCCATCAAGCAGAGGTAACAGCGATCTGTTAGTGGTGTTAGTACTAGTACACCACCAGCACCCAGGTATTCATAGTAATATGGTATATTGGCAGATGCCATGCGTGTATAGACGCTGTCGGTGTCAAAGCTCCAGTAGAAACGCAACATCTTCAGCCAGTTGAAGTCAGTGCTAAGGAAGAAAAACTCTattaatattgatatatttttgcggttaaaaaatatattctgcaAAGTGATTGTGGTCTTAACATAAATTCGAACAAAGGTCTGAGAAGTTTACCCCACAATAAAGTGGGAAATGGGATAGTGTCTAATACAAAAACTAAGTGTAGAAAGCTTAAGATGTTTCTAATTGATgttctaaatattaaaaagtaaaatcacGGATTTTAGGAGGACTACTTAATTTCATTCCTCATATTCAATATTCTTAACGATGTGCAAAAACTCACTTTTTCGTTACTTCCTTATCAATTAAAAGTGTTACCGAATCCTTGGCATGCACATCGATTGTTATGAGCGCACAAAGTACTTTACGCAGCAAAGAAGTTATATCCTTTCGAGTTAGAGCCGCTAAGGCAGCTAAGTTTTTGAAACATTTCTTTtcaaattctttcatttttttgaCCTTGAAGGATGGATCCGCTCTTGGGCTatccaaaataaaatgaacatCGGCAGCCCATTGTTGCTGGGATATAGTTAATACTACCTGATTTGGATGGTCTGaaaagaagatttttttttttaaattttaaaatttcaaaatcgaaaacaaattgttACCCTGAAACCACTCATCACGCTCCTTAGCCGGATAACATTGATAACCGAAGCGCATATATCGCTTGACGGCAATAAACATTGCCTCTTCGACCTTGCTAAGCCACTCTTCCACGGCACCGCGTGCTTTTAGACCTTTACCGAAGAGCAGCTTTTCACC
The sequence above is drawn from the Bactrocera oleae isolate idBacOlea1 chromosome 5, idBacOlea1, whole genome shotgun sequence genome and encodes:
- the Dhc16F gene encoding dynein axonemal heavy chain 6 yields the protein MDRKKMEKLRSQAKEMQIRYAPLLGKKATFHANLPQVSRRASAIDNKTSRPTVAMKTGASLIPDLNKLINRAREYPDDRFIYLTYMLSKSSEYFTPYSLMQVEYADLPNKHQYFTMSRHGVTYWHLSENFFTPLTQWQQEFQQFLSIIKIHSFAVFRVWKGFKVWEKTVKWRKQNDARNYLREHLFIAIPPLAKAILQFRADIVQLNKLSFLNVAVIEEWHPFYFLETQMRVYERMKSTLREFHDRSKTTLFEACTAAIVQRGFFPTDEINFFPSIKKMKEAMNFTDRAKKRNFCKMLSNFLSYCDNLMYHMLHQLTAKSFRALVESMAMHHKIAPTMEELQENQRLDEQIEVPRPESIPANPFFVAELYMLTDRIDVDPSEEVLKHIFQRISSLILETVTEMENYTDDKLFNQYTEPSIMGRQEERLAMTAPDLNFLLRTDVQLQTDRKLIFAYIRNAYEKAMLYAERFENIRTNYEIDMTTDPKLLTSERDLDALRAYCNRYCNNVRALDGILSVVNLGLLKLTQSSFKETVTPICHSLTNVLATYIPKLAADEVDRITQEAHDVISLIRTEPETTLEIVEHIRMLERIDEDFTKLFADIDYAHDLFMIIKEFEIPCDDERREDYMDCEDLVNRGYDMLKEAQAKRSDFIKQLDERMLADIEILYQEIHEIALSVQVPELLDLQTGSAKAKSMLDDLFKRLSDCKERAEEYIGYQKEFKIDISQFFEMDNTFQEIRLRTNLWQSLDEWFAALDTWVDTEFNNLNVEDMNNLNMKIIKNCLQFEKYLPPNNIVPKMKNSAEEFRQKLPVIGFLRNPNLKARHWNDIETALNIRVFQEEGIRIATYEAAGAFEPEKAAILMEISSQATGESQLEAMLKTIENIWKETELAIVNHHDQKDVFILAGTEELQVILDDSTVNINTIAASKFVGPIKSKVEEWIELMELFNEMLEVWLNCQTTWIYLEAIFSSPDIQRQLPQEAKMFFTVDKSFKTIMRNAKKVALALPVMTDRNTFDEINENNRLLDLISHGLEAYLEVKRVVFPRFYFLSNDELLEILAQTRVPQAVQPHLRKCFDAIYRLEFGQKESGDGGKMISTNDIIAFISPEGEKLLFGKGLKARGAVEEWLSKVEEAMFIAVKRYMRFGYQCYPAKERDEWFQDHPNQVVLTISQQQWAADVHFILDSPRADPSFKVKKMKEFEKKCFKNLAALAALTRKDITSLLRKVLCALITIDVHAKDSVTLLIDKEVTKNTDFNWLKMLRFYWSFDTDSVYTRMASANIPYYYEYLGAGGVLVLTPLTDRCYLCLMGALQMDLGGAPAGPAGTGKTETTKDLAKAVAKQCVVFNCSEGLDYKMMGRFFSGLAQCGAWCCFDEFNRIDIEVLSVIAQQLITIRNAKVINAKRFIFEGREIKLNKSCAVFITMNPGYAGRTELPDNLKALFRPMSMMVPDYALISEVILYSEGFEYPKILAHKMVQMYKLCSEQLSQQNHYDFGMRAVKSVLVMAGALKRAAPDQSEDITLIAALRDSNIPKFLAEDAGLFRGILSDLFPGVELPDSSHPDLEKGMIEGLKLKNLQPVAITLRKGIQLYETMCVRWGVMLVGPTGGGKTAVLHNLAFALNYLYENEIPGPYFRPVTMQTMNPKAVHINELYGYVDSKTLEWQDGLLGLAVRTAVNCEEEIHQWIICDGPVDAVWIENLNTVLDDNKMLCLANSERIKLTSWVHMVFEVQDLAQASPATVSRCGMVYVDPDDLGWLPLVDSWKASDAQSKLTAEQMEFLYSLFIKYFDKKLKWANKYGTYMIHQVTSAKVCLLCELLASLIEQKKWINSTQNEYRPLLSKMFGWSVLWAVASNFKDAEKDGFERKIREIVADDPNFGFPPGTLWDYYISMETMRWENWNAIIDKFVFDPEMKYFDMQVPTVDTTKYGYVSELLFMRRFPVMFTGDTGVGKSVLAISVLKKLSKGNIVPVLLNFSAQTGSLRTQEMVEAQLEKRKRTQLSAPFGKMVIVFIDDVNMPKLDTYGSQPAIELLRQFLDFKGLYDREKLFWKEILDVVLGCACAPPGGGRNPLTPRYVRHFALFSLPKPNNDTLTTIFAGILTGFLDSFSSVIRPLSIPIVNACVDVYSRIANEMLPTPDKSHYIFNLRDLSKCVQGILQASNTHYNQEIQILRLFFHETTRVFHDRLINDEDKGIFNNIMHEVCLKHFNREVLKKDEPPILFGDFMVFGKPKNERIYEEISDHKKLESILNDYIEDYNSMTGKSMRLILFQDALEHTVRLARLLRSDRGYGLLVGVAGMGKQSLTRLAAHVNEYKCLQIELKRNYDINGFHEDLRLIYRFAGIENNPVVFLMIDTQIVEEEFLEDINNMLNSGEVPNLFEGDDYEKVILDAREACNAAMAGGCSRDEIYKFFINRVRNNLHVVLSMSPVGDAFRRRCRMFPSLVNCTTIDWFSNWPTEALYSVALGVLQDIARDKKDRVALASTTVFMHKTVEEASVRFYKEMKRHYYTTPSSYLELLKLYQNLLKVKSDEIIAKRKRIANGLNKILATNDIIAVMQKELEVMVPQLDEKSAIMKQLVDRLNFDTKQADQVKEGVMRDENVAKEKAAVCKVISDDANKDLEIAMPALRDADEALKNLTKADINELKSFTTPPALVQFTMEAVCILMGSKTDWASAKRIMADVNFLKRLFEYDKEHIKEDVLKKLKKYIEHKDFLPAKLEKVSKVASSVCMWVIAMDKFSKVYKVVEPKLKRKEAADAELKAIMTVLKQKQKELAAVEAKIQALQEDLEEKNREFKTIQDAVDLTYGRINRAGRLTSALSEEEIRWKETVKTLTQDLQCVPGDVLVSAACVAYLGAFSTQYRDEMCTQWVIKCQEQQIPSSGEFFLLKVLGDPYEMRQWTMDGLPKDTVSIENGLYATRALRWPLMIDPQEQANRWIRNMEKASGLIVCKMTDGSLLRTLENAVRQGFPVLLEDIDENIDPSIRPILQRETYVHEGRVYLKLGDVVIDYDPHFKLYMTTKLANPHYLPEICINVTLVNFLVTESGLEDQLLADIVAIELPAMEIQRNDLIVKINTDKQQLLALEDKVLKLLYNSQGNILDDEELVETLNDAKETSLIIATRLIDTEETEKVITATREKYRSLASRGAILYFVVAGLADVDPMYQYSLKYFSQVFCNVIRQDHPKQTIEERISQLKLDELKAIFENVSRGLFENHKIIFSFLLATAIEKQESRISQADMNFLTRGRVGAVPYKEKPSNISLTDEDWETCLFLEEELPAYFKDFPAALTKPFYLEILNTREVFNFTSSREQPVDTWNKRLTIFHKLMFIRVFRRERFLLHVVLYLTATVGKYFTETSAAGSQLKTVFADTNSITPMVFVLSTGSDPMAAFLKFADEMKYMDKFYSISLGQGQGPIAESLIEKSLRLGHWVFLQNCHLATSWMRQMETIVRNITLGISKAHDDFRLFLSSMPTKSFPISVLQNSVKLTNEPPKGIKANVLGALNDLERTFFEKHALHEKWRAIVFGLCMFHAVILERRKFGPLGWNIMYEFNESDRDCGLKTLEFFINRQKVEEIPWDAIFYINGEITWGGRVTDYWDQRCLKTVLKTFSSPRIIEPGYKYSRGDPYYCDPQRFTVDEYIHYVQNFPTIEDPEIFGMNQNANIVFQTQETNFFISTLLLGQPRAAADEGQAEENETALDVIRYIQGVLLTKIKRDELHESLTVLDAKGQLPSLTTVLVQEIDRYNISLKIVHDSLINLAKAIKGLVVMSEQLEEVFKALLTNVVPNLWAKKSFLSIKPLPNYITDFQRRIEFIQNWARNGGPRSYWISGFYFPQSFLTGLLQTHARKRVLPIDSLKIDFKIFDWVIIQQAVFERRVSGKDFESLYGSLPESTEAGVNVHGIFIEAARWDSQKGGLCDAEHGELFSRLPVVRFIPCLSLTPGDRYDAPLYKTQARSGVLSTTGHSTNFILSILLESRSPPDFWILRGTALISGVADNIS